One Candidatus Culexarchaeum yellowstonense genomic region harbors:
- a CDS encoding phosphoribosylaminoimidazolesuccinocarboxamide synthase — protein sequence MEKYPNPFSDGGFVDAVRFSNLNFPLLRRGKVRDIYDLGDHLILFHSDRISAFDVVLRELIPMKGIYLNKLTAFWFERTKNIFPNHFVEMVDDRSIKVVKANRIDIEWIVRGYLYGSAWRSYSSGKRVISGVELPNGLSYAEKLPQPILSPTTKSDVGHDVEISKGEAIDRGLVSRDEWYELEEASLKLYSYYNSVAESVGLIIADIKLEFGRFKGELIQIDEAPTHDSARIWVKKYYCVGKPQERYCLDKEFLRAYLMAKGFNGAGAPPQIPMDVIRQVAWRVRGAYEVIALGRCVDELPLKGLEEFI from the coding sequence GTGGAGAAGTATCCAAATCCATTTTCAGATGGTGGATTCGTTGATGCCGTTAGATTTTCAAATCTAAATTTCCCATTGCTTAGGAGGGGGAAGGTTAGAGACATATACGATCTTGGAGATCACTTAATACTATTCCATAGCGATAGGATCTCCGCCTTCGACGTCGTTTTAAGGGAGCTTATACCCATGAAGGGTATTTATCTCAATAAACTTACAGCATTCTGGTTTGAACGTACAAAAAACATATTCCCAAATCATTTCGTTGAAATGGTTGATGATAGATCAATTAAAGTTGTTAAAGCTAATCGTATTGATATTGAGTGGATTGTTAGGGGATACTTGTATGGGTCTGCTTGGAGAAGTTATTCGAGTGGTAAGAGGGTGATATCTGGTGTTGAGCTCCCCAATGGTTTAAGTTATGCTGAGAAGCTTCCTCAACCAATACTCTCCCCTACAACGAAATCTGATGTTGGTCATGATGTGGAGATTAGTAAGGGTGAAGCTATTGATAGAGGTCTTGTTTCACGTGATGAATGGTATGAACTTGAAGAAGCATCCCTCAAACTATACTCATACTATAATAGTGTTGCTGAGAGTGTTGGCTTAATTATTGCTGACATTAAACTTGAGTTTGGAAGGTTTAAGGGTGAATTGATACAGATAGATGAAGCTCCCACACATGATTCAGCTAGGATATGGGTTAAGAAGTATTATTGTGTTGGTAAACCTCAAGAGAGATATTGTTTGGATAAGGAGTTTTTGAGGGCATATCTGATGGCTAAAGGGTTTAATGGTGCTGGAGCTCCTCCACAGATACCTATGGATGTTATTAGGCAGGTGGCTTGGAGGGTTAGGGGTGCATATGAAGTTATCGCTTTAGGTCGATGTGTTGATGAATTACCCTTAAAGGGGTTGGAGGAGTTCATTTAG
- a CDS encoding amidophosphoribosyltransferase has product MDYLRHNCGVSAVYRFDGGSVLEYLYWSLVSLNHRGHQSYGIVTYDGDFHSLKDLGLISDIPIDKITSMAKQLTGDVGIGHVRYATSGESSKFNLALDAQPIIVGDAIKLCLAYNGNIVNVNSLRRYLSNAGYKFRGTSDSEVLALMMLHWLNKGYSIKDSVKNVMEMVDGAYSVTALLNDGTLIFFRDPYGIRPLVYGFSGDGSMLIVASENVALNANGIRDFKVVKPGFLHMFSKEGGNEIVKIADSPGEHLCSFEFAYFARPDSKFNGKYVCEVRQDLGRRLAIRYSDIASRVDCVVPVPQTAVDAAYGFHEVSGKPLQQWIVRDRYVKQRAFILFPEDRRVILQHKYNILFDRLRGKKIALIDDSIVRGDTLKTLVSTLREIGVSEIHVFVTFPKIIGPCFYGIDMATFQELAAFNRSDEEIRKFIGADSVNYQTIEDFVDCISSKNVCLGCLTLNYPTRYAMKLSRLVMNLALKGVKVKGRITEEFDGDAYG; this is encoded by the coding sequence ATGGATTATTTAAGACACAACTGTGGCGTTTCCGCTGTATATAGGTTTGATGGTGGTAGTGTACTGGAATACTTGTATTGGTCTTTGGTTTCATTGAACCATAGAGGGCATCAATCGTATGGTATTGTAACCTATGATGGAGATTTCCACTCATTAAAGGATCTTGGATTGATCTCCGATATCCCCATTGATAAAATTACTTCCATGGCTAAGCAGCTCACAGGGGATGTTGGTATTGGCCATGTGAGATACGCTACTAGTGGTGAATCCTCAAAATTCAATTTAGCTTTAGATGCTCAGCCAATAATTGTTGGTGATGCTATTAAACTTTGCTTGGCATATAATGGTAACATAGTGAACGTTAATAGTCTCAGGAGGTACTTATCCAATGCTGGATACAAGTTTAGGGGGACTTCAGATTCTGAGGTTCTTGCTTTGATGATGTTGCACTGGCTTAATAAGGGTTACAGCATTAAGGATAGCGTTAAAAATGTTATGGAGATGGTGGATGGAGCATACTCTGTCACCGCATTACTAAATGATGGAACTCTAATATTCTTCAGAGACCCATATGGTATTAGGCCCTTAGTTTATGGATTCAGTGGTGATGGAAGTATGCTAATAGTTGCATCTGAAAATGTAGCGTTAAATGCCAATGGGATTAGGGATTTCAAAGTTGTGAAGCCAGGCTTCCTCCACATGTTTTCTAAGGAAGGTGGAAATGAGATTGTCAAGATTGCAGATAGCCCCGGTGAACATTTATGCTCATTTGAATTTGCATATTTCGCTAGACCTGACTCTAAGTTTAATGGTAAATATGTTTGTGAAGTTAGGCAAGATCTTGGTAGAAGACTTGCCATTAGATATAGTGATATTGCAAGTAGGGTTGACTGTGTTGTTCCAGTTCCTCAAACTGCTGTGGATGCGGCCTATGGATTCCATGAAGTTTCAGGTAAACCGTTGCAACAATGGATTGTTAGAGATAGGTATGTTAAGCAGAGGGCTTTCATATTGTTCCCTGAGGATAGAAGGGTAATTCTACAACACAAGTACAATATTCTGTTTGATAGGTTGCGTGGTAAGAAGATTGCATTGATAGATGATAGTATTGTTAGGGGTGACACTTTGAAAACTCTTGTTTCAACATTGCGTGAGATTGGGGTTTCAGAGATACATGTTTTTGTAACATTCCCAAAGATTATAGGGCCATGCTTCTATGGTATTGATATGGCGACATTCCAAGAGTTGGCGGCATTTAATAGGAGTGATGAAGAGATACGTAAATTCATTGGTGCTGACAGTGTCAATTACCAGACCATAGAGGATTTCGTTGATTGCATATCCTCCAAGAATGTATGTTTAGGCTGCTTAACCCTAAACTACCCAACAAGATATGCCATGAAACTTTCACGTTTAGTTATGAATTTAGCTTTGAAGGGCGTTAAGGTTAAGGGGAGGATAACTGAAGAGTTTGATGGTGATGCCTATGGCTAA
- a CDS encoding DUF1297 domain-containing protein: MIEVEEMRELVRGYRNPCMLIIGSHSALDAWSGARSNGFRSIIYTTRERAVIYLHNAIAGGPDEFIEDLPQVVSRDVHVVEDLRDLSGDWRHAILILDKYSDIVKHVDDLIELEALQIPNRAFSVYVGGDDYCSIIENNFAVPIVGSRRLLKIENRGIEKDYYWYLEKAGIPYPKSLRYEIYSGGIRFKEPYENPLILKTYHPQRVFERVFIFAADSNDLERKVEKAIEDGYLNEETLKAARVEELILGPHANFNFFFSPLNSIKSWGSVEEYYSKLYNLSLEEARACLANEFLSIDERRETILDGLKRLPVNVQSKLEEKILPSFEVTLHAMVSIRESIIKDILRCANRLLLCLRRELPPGIIGSWCLQTVITWGRPSEYGLKAGFKPDFEVEGLGFGLYDSFGGNPPMHIPVTQDVAFRHGGGTNVHMGIGGQYSNVRYNRRISLGERIGLEIKRAVKMKALDLLVT; this comes from the coding sequence TTGATTGAAGTTGAAGAGATGCGTGAATTAGTTCGTGGTTATAGGAATCCATGTATGCTAATTATAGGGTCCCATTCAGCTCTTGATGCTTGGAGTGGAGCTAGGAGTAATGGTTTTAGGAGTATAATTTACACTACGAGGGAGAGGGCTGTAATATATCTTCATAATGCTATAGCTGGAGGTCCCGACGAATTTATTGAAGATCTACCGCAAGTTGTCTCTAGGGATGTTCATGTCGTTGAAGATTTACGTGATTTATCTGGAGATTGGAGGCATGCCATTCTGATTTTGGATAAGTATTCGGATATTGTGAAGCATGTGGATGACCTTATTGAATTGGAAGCTTTACAGATTCCAAATAGAGCTTTCTCCGTTTATGTTGGTGGCGACGACTATTGTAGTATTATTGAGAATAACTTTGCAGTTCCAATTGTAGGTTCTAGGAGGCTTCTTAAAATCGAGAATAGAGGAATTGAGAAGGATTATTACTGGTATCTTGAAAAGGCTGGCATACCATACCCAAAAAGCCTTAGATATGAGATTTATAGTGGTGGTATTAGGTTTAAGGAGCCATATGAGAATCCATTAATATTGAAAACTTATCATCCACAGAGGGTTTTTGAGAGGGTATTCATTTTTGCAGCAGATTCCAATGATCTTGAACGTAAGGTTGAGAAGGCTATTGAAGATGGATATTTAAATGAGGAGACTTTAAAGGCTGCTAGGGTTGAGGAGTTAATTCTAGGTCCTCACGCCAACTTCAACTTCTTCTTCTCACCATTAAACTCAATTAAGAGTTGGGGTAGTGTTGAGGAGTATTATTCGAAACTATATAATCTCAGTCTGGAGGAGGCTAGGGCATGTTTGGCCAATGAATTTTTATCCATAGATGAGCGTAGGGAAACGATCCTCGATGGGTTGAAGAGGCTTCCAGTAAATGTTCAATCTAAACTTGAGGAGAAGATTTTACCATCCTTCGAAGTTACACTTCATGCTATGGTTAGCATACGTGAATCAATAATAAAGGATATATTGAGATGTGCCAATAGACTCCTATTATGCTTGAGAAGAGAGCTTCCACCTGGAATTATTGGATCATGGTGTCTTCAGACTGTAATAACTTGGGGTAGACCAAGTGAATATGGTTTGAAAGCAGGGTTTAAACCAGATTTTGAAGTTGAAGGTTTAGGTTTTGGTTTATATGATAGTTTTGGTGGGAATCCCCCAATGCATATACCTGTCACTCAGGATGTTGCCTTTAGGCATGGTGGTGGAACTAATGTGCATATGGGTATTGGTGGTCAGTACTCTAATGTTAGGTATAATAGGCGTATAAGTTTGGGTGAGAGGATAGGTTTGGAGATTAAGCGTGCAGTTAAGATGAAGGCTTTAGATCTCCTTGTCACGTGA
- the purS gene encoding phosphoribosylformylglycinamidine synthase subunit PurS, with the protein MAKFKVRVEVWLKDELVDAEGKTVEEALKDLGYNLFGVRVGKVYTFIVESESPSEAEKVVVDMCERLLANPVKDKYFVSVSSHEV; encoded by the coding sequence ATGGCTAAATTCAAAGTTAGAGTTGAAGTTTGGTTGAAGGATGAGCTTGTTGATGCTGAGGGTAAAACCGTTGAGGAGGCTTTAAAGGATTTAGGCTACAATTTGTTTGGAGTTAGAGTTGGTAAAGTTTATACATTCATTGTTGAATCTGAGTCGCCAAGTGAAGCTGAGAAGGTGGTTGTTGATATGTGTGAAAGGCTTTTGGCTAATCCTGTTAAAGATAAGTATTTTGTGAGTGTGTCGAGTCATGAAGTATGA
- the pyk gene encoding pyruvate kinase has protein sequence MKIKIIATLGPSTKNLKTIREMVLEGASAFRINFSHGNEDEWSKHLKNAKKIEEELKIVIGVGGDLRGGSVRLGYVKEPIKLKQDMELKIVNKVEDQDGSIPLPNEEFYKIVAPGDIILMDDGNISLKVEEAREGEVKVRALTPGRITSRKGIVIRGKEFNIPSITEEDLNSIKFAVKNSMDYIGLSYVKSGEDVKKLRKILADEGAEDIAIMSKIECVSAVKNLEEIVRESDMILVARGDLGMQFPLEEIPILQHKIIETARLMGKPVIVATQVLASMMENPAPTRAEVTDVAHAIAEGVDGIMLTGETAVGKYPVEAVKWLRSIIEANEERTNVELKPIDDDIQKKFAHSIAALAESISSKLAIYTQRGRMATRIAAYRPKIQIYAASNNIKTLRKLTMVWGIKPIKVEANDYKEGLEAAYQELLKNKYVSEYETVVLTYGLIEEGEHIVKIKRKV, from the coding sequence ATGAAAATAAAAATAATAGCAACTCTCGGGCCATCAACAAAGAACCTAAAGACTATAAGGGAAATGGTATTGGAAGGAGCATCGGCATTCAGAATAAACTTCAGCCATGGAAACGAAGATGAATGGAGTAAACACTTAAAGAATGCCAAGAAAATCGAGGAGGAATTAAAAATAGTCATAGGAGTTGGGGGAGACTTAAGAGGGGGGAGTGTAAGATTAGGATACGTTAAGGAACCAATAAAACTAAAACAGGATATGGAATTGAAGATTGTGAACAAAGTGGAAGACCAAGATGGGAGCATACCATTACCAAATGAAGAATTCTACAAAATAGTAGCCCCAGGGGATATAATACTAATGGATGATGGAAATATAAGCCTAAAAGTGGAGGAAGCAAGGGAGGGAGAGGTAAAGGTAAGGGCATTAACACCTGGAAGAATAACATCAAGAAAGGGGATAGTGATAAGAGGGAAGGAATTCAACATACCATCAATAACGGAAGAAGATTTGAATAGCATAAAATTCGCCGTGAAAAACTCCATGGACTACATAGGATTAAGCTACGTTAAAAGTGGAGAAGATGTGAAGAAACTTAGGAAGATATTAGCGGATGAGGGGGCAGAGGACATTGCGATAATGTCGAAGATAGAATGTGTAAGTGCAGTGAAAAACCTAGAGGAAATAGTTAGAGAATCAGATATGATACTAGTGGCGAGAGGCGACCTTGGAATGCAATTCCCATTGGAAGAAATACCAATACTACAACACAAGATAATTGAAACCGCAAGGCTCATGGGTAAACCAGTAATAGTTGCAACACAAGTACTTGCATCAATGATGGAAAACCCAGCACCAACAAGAGCTGAAGTAACGGACGTTGCACATGCAATAGCTGAAGGAGTGGATGGAATAATGCTAACCGGAGAAACAGCTGTTGGGAAATACCCCGTGGAAGCTGTGAAGTGGCTTAGAAGCATAATAGAAGCAAATGAAGAAAGAACCAATGTGGAATTAAAACCAATAGATGATGACATCCAGAAAAAATTTGCACATAGCATAGCAGCATTGGCAGAATCAATAAGCTCCAAACTAGCAATATACACGCAAAGGGGTAGAATGGCCACCAGAATAGCTGCATACAGACCGAAAATTCAGATATACGCCGCTTCAAACAACATTAAAACGCTTAGAAAGCTTACCATGGTATGGGGAATAAAACCAATAAAGGTTGAAGCAAACGACTATAAGGAGGGGTTGGAGGCAGCATATCAAGAACTACTGAAAAACAAATACGTATCGGAATATGAAACTGTCGTATTAACTTATGGATTAATTGAAGAGGGAGAACATATAGTAAAAATAAAGAGGAAGGTTTAG
- the purL gene encoding phosphoribosylformylglycinamidine synthase subunit PurL — translation MKYEVINIPPEVYIFHISESSDEELIGLSEGLRLNLNLVELKSIRDYFRTKLNRGVFDLELHSFSQLWSEHCRHKVFRGLIVDESGESIVDDMLKSYIAKATEKCNKPWIVSFLKDNAGIIKFDDDYSIAVKVETHNHPSAIDPFGGAATGVGGVIRDILGVWASPIACIDVLCFGPLDYPMDAIPKGFKHPKYLFRGVVKGIGFYGNNMGIPTVAGAICFDEGYVGNVVVYAGCIGILPTSSYKFTAKPSDKLILMGNSTGRDGIHGASFASSDLKEDSERISRSAVQIPDPVEEEKLRRAIIRIRDEGLASGITDLGGGGLAVAVVEMADRIGGGARVFLDKVHLRESMLPWEIWVSESQERMLLIVPSNNVDKILEIANEEDLKTSIIGELTEAPFIDVYYHGTLLCHIETSFLLHPPKAKYVAKWSTPKLCEPTFDEPMDYGDVLCKLLSSPNICSREEVIRTYDHEVQGNTVIKPLHGDYGGPSDAVILKPISDSWRGVVISVGVKPWYSRIDPYWMAASSIEEALRNNVCVGGRRIAILDNFTWGNPEKPDRLGSLVRAVKACYDFAVGFDVPFISGKDSLYNESPLGPVLETLLITAVGIIPDIRKAVTLDFKSVGNPIYLVGLTLPELGGSQYYRLMGYIGSSVPKVDVKSSKRVMELIIEAMDRGYVRACHDISDGGLGVAVSEMAISSNFGAEIYLDKVPRANVNRDDIILFSESNGRFLLEVDGRFEEEFHELVNSYGCNAGKIGFVSKSSRMVIHGLNGNVLIDLEIELLKKCWKGGLKL, via the coding sequence ATGAAGTATGAGGTAATCAATATACCCCCAGAAGTTTACATCTTCCATATATCTGAATCATCAGATGAGGAGCTCATCGGTTTATCGGAAGGTTTACGGTTAAATCTGAATTTGGTGGAGTTGAAGAGCATTAGAGATTATTTTAGAACTAAGCTTAACAGGGGTGTTTTCGATTTAGAATTGCACTCCTTCTCTCAATTGTGGTCTGAGCATTGTAGGCATAAGGTTTTTAGAGGTTTAATTGTTGATGAAAGTGGAGAGTCAATAGTTGATGATATGTTGAAGAGCTATATTGCAAAAGCAACTGAGAAGTGCAATAAACCTTGGATTGTCTCATTCCTAAAAGATAATGCTGGTATAATTAAATTTGATGATGATTATTCCATAGCTGTAAAGGTTGAGACTCATAATCACCCATCAGCAATAGATCCATTTGGTGGTGCTGCCACTGGTGTTGGTGGTGTGATTAGGGATATTCTCGGTGTTTGGGCTTCACCAATAGCTTGCATTGACGTATTATGTTTCGGCCCCCTAGATTACCCAATGGATGCAATTCCAAAGGGGTTTAAACATCCAAAATACCTATTTAGGGGTGTTGTGAAGGGGATAGGGTTTTACGGTAACAATATGGGTATTCCAACAGTTGCTGGTGCAATATGTTTTGATGAGGGATATGTTGGTAATGTCGTTGTTTATGCTGGTTGCATAGGGATTCTGCCAACATCCTCCTACAAGTTTACAGCTAAACCCAGTGATAAATTGATTTTGATGGGGAATTCCACTGGTAGGGATGGAATTCATGGTGCATCCTTCGCCAGTAGCGATTTAAAGGAGGATTCCGAGAGGATATCTAGATCCGCAGTTCAAATCCCCGATCCAGTTGAAGAGGAGAAGTTGAGGCGTGCAATAATTAGGATTAGAGATGAAGGTCTTGCATCAGGTATAACTGACCTTGGTGGTGGTGGATTGGCTGTTGCTGTAGTTGAAATGGCTGATAGGATTGGTGGTGGAGCGAGGGTATTCCTGGATAAAGTTCATTTACGTGAATCCATGCTTCCATGGGAGATATGGGTATCAGAATCCCAGGAGAGGATGCTACTTATAGTTCCAAGTAATAATGTTGATAAGATATTGGAAATCGCCAATGAAGAGGATTTAAAAACCTCTATTATCGGTGAGTTAACAGAGGCTCCATTCATTGATGTATATTATCATGGAACCCTCCTATGCCATATTGAGACAAGCTTCCTTCTACACCCCCCAAAAGCTAAGTATGTTGCCAAGTGGTCTACACCAAAATTATGTGAACCAACCTTCGATGAGCCTATGGATTATGGCGATGTACTATGCAAATTGCTATCTTCACCTAACATTTGTAGTAGGGAGGAGGTTATTAGAACGTATGATCATGAAGTTCAAGGTAACACTGTAATTAAACCTCTACATGGGGATTACGGTGGCCCAAGTGATGCTGTCATCTTAAAGCCTATCTCAGACTCTTGGAGGGGTGTTGTGATCTCTGTTGGAGTTAAACCTTGGTATAGTAGGATTGATCCATATTGGATGGCTGCTTCAAGCATTGAGGAAGCTTTGAGGAATAATGTTTGTGTTGGTGGGAGGAGGATTGCAATACTTGACAATTTCACTTGGGGGAATCCTGAGAAGCCCGATAGACTTGGTAGTTTAGTTAGAGCTGTGAAGGCATGTTATGATTTTGCAGTCGGCTTTGATGTTCCATTCATTTCAGGTAAAGATAGCTTATACAATGAATCTCCACTTGGACCAGTACTTGAAACTTTACTCATAACTGCTGTGGGAATTATACCTGACATTAGGAAAGCTGTAACCTTAGATTTCAAATCTGTTGGTAACCCAATATACCTAGTTGGCTTAACGCTACCTGAACTTGGAGGTTCACAGTATTACCGTTTAATGGGGTATATTGGTTCATCCGTGCCAAAAGTTGATGTTAAATCTTCCAAGAGGGTTATGGAGCTGATTATTGAAGCTATGGATAGGGGTTACGTGAGGGCTTGCCACGATATATCTGATGGTGGATTAGGTGTAGCTGTATCTGAGATGGCTATATCCAGCAATTTTGGTGCAGAAATATATTTGGATAAAGTTCCGAGAGCTAATGTGAATAGAGATGACATCATACTGTTTTCTGAGAGTAATGGTAGGTTTCTATTGGAAGTTGATGGGAGATTTGAGGAGGAATTCCATGAGCTGGTTAATTCATATGGTTGTAATGCTGGTAAGATAGGTTTTGTTTCAAAGAGTTCACGTATGGTTATTCATGGTTTAAATGGTAATGTTCTTATTGATTTGGAAATCGAACTTTTAAAGAAATGTTGGAAGGGTGGCTTAAAGCTATGA